A stretch of the Candidatus Neomarinimicrobiota bacterium genome encodes the following:
- a CDS encoding sulfatase-like hydrolase/transferase, with the protein MRILFYHSRRLKFIFGSVLSFLALFVFFRLFFIAIFYRELDGPATELIRALWVGVRFDLRLAVFILVPVGLFFMIPFINPLRRAISKKLVNIYLRTITVLVSFFYAFDMAHYGYLNHRIDVSAFKLMENPFIALQMVWESYPIVWSLIGLSILIWATWHAIDKAFRYLDDRKRLFRFRDKFFGFTVGGLILLFSMWGTFRQYKLLWSDAHFIEDPFIVSAALNPVLYFNETRTFALEDFDEKITRSYYDLMVKHLGVDEPNINNLNFNRWKSAPISETKNPNIVIVFLESVGLNRMGRVGNPLNTTPNLDRISQEGIFFNRFYVPMVGTARSVFGMVTGIHDVASVETASSNPRIVDQYSLINALKDYEKHYLLGGSASWRNIRGLLQNNIPDIQIKDQDDL; encoded by the coding sequence ATGAGAATTTTGTTTTACCATTCACGCCGTTTAAAATTTATCTTCGGATCTGTTTTATCCTTTTTGGCGTTATTTGTTTTTTTCAGATTGTTTTTTATAGCCATTTTTTATAGAGAATTGGATGGTCCTGCGACTGAATTGATTCGTGCTTTGTGGGTGGGTGTTCGTTTTGATCTACGGTTAGCGGTCTTCATCCTTGTCCCCGTTGGATTGTTTTTCATGATTCCATTTATCAATCCATTGCGCAGGGCGATTTCAAAAAAACTGGTTAATATTTATCTTCGAACCATTACTGTCTTAGTCTCCTTTTTTTACGCTTTTGACATGGCACATTATGGATACCTCAATCACCGAATTGATGTGTCTGCTTTTAAATTAATGGAGAACCCATTTATCGCCCTTCAAATGGTATGGGAATCATACCCCATTGTTTGGTCACTAATTGGTTTATCTATTTTAATTTGGGCAACATGGCATGCCATTGACAAAGCATTCCGTTATTTAGATGACAGGAAGCGTCTATTTCGATTTAGAGATAAATTTTTCGGTTTCACCGTGGGTGGGCTCATTCTACTTTTTTCCATGTGGGGGACTTTTCGTCAATATAAACTTTTGTGGAGTGATGCCCATTTTATTGAAGATCCATTTATTGTTTCAGCAGCTTTGAATCCTGTACTGTATTTTAACGAAACACGGACGTTTGCTCTTGAGGACTTTGATGAAAAAATCACAAGATCATATTATGATTTAATGGTTAAACACCTTGGAGTGGATGAGCCCAATATAAACAATCTAAATTTCAACCGATGGAAATCTGCACCCATCTCAGAAACTAAAAACCCGAATATTGTTATTGTATTTTTAGAATCAGTGGGACTTAACCGAATGGGGAGGGTGGGCAACCCGTTGAATACTACACCCAATCTTGACCGAATTTCACAGGAAGGCATTTTCTTTAATCGTTTCTATGTACCCATGGTGGGCACAGCCCGTTCAGTATTTGGAATGGTGACGGGCATCCACGATGTGGCCAGTGTTGAAACAGCATCAAGCAATCCCCGGATTGTTGATCAATATTCGTTAATCAATGCATTAAAGGATTATGAAAAACATTATTTATTGGGTGGTAGTGCTAGTTGGCGAAATATTCGCGGATTACTCCAAAACAATATTCCAGATATTCAAATTAAAGATCAGGATGATTTGG